The sequence below is a genomic window from Brevibacillus agri.
TCGATGCGGCGATCAAGGAAGTAAAGCCGGATATCGTTTTGGTGCATGGCGATACGACGACTACATTCGTTGCGAGCCTGGCCGCTTTTTACAACCAGGTAGCGATCGGCCATGTGGAAGCGGGCCTGCGCACATGGGACAAGTATTCGCCGTTCCCGGAAGAGATGAACCGCCAACTGACAGGCGTGATGGCCGACCTGCACTTCTCCCCGACAAACGGGTCTGCTGACAACCTCAGACGGGAAGCGAAGCCGGAGGAAAGCATTTACGTAACCGGAAACACCGCGATTGATGCGCTGAAAACGACAGTGCGCGAAGATTACACACACCCGGTGCTCGACCGTGTAGGCGACTACAAACTGGTGCTGATGACGGCCCACCGCCGCGAAAACCTGGGCGAGCCGATGCGCCGCATTTTCCGTGCGGTCAGAAGACTGGTGGACGAGCATCCCGAGATTGCCGTCGTGTACCCGGTCCATCTCAACCCGGCTGTGCAGGAAGTAGCGCAGGAAATTTTGGGCGATCACGAGCGCATCATACTGATCGAACCGCTTGATGCGCTCGATTTCCACAACTTCGCCCGCCGTGCTCACCTGATCCTGACCGATTCCGGCGGAGTCCAGGAAGAAGCGCCGTCCCTTGGCGTGCCTGTTCTGGTTCTCAGAGATACAACCGAGCGCCCAGAAGGGATCGAAGCCGGTACGCTCAAGCTGGCGGGTACAGACGAAGAACAAGTTTACGCGATGGCACACGAGCTGCTGACCAACCAGGCAGCCTACGATGCAATGGCGCACGCTGCGAATCCGTATGGGGACGGAGAGGCTTCCCGCCGTATCGTAGAAGCGATCCTGCATCATTTTGGATTGCGTTCCGAGCGTCCTGAGCCGTTCAAGCCGGGACAGTAATCATTTGCCCATACAGCCAAGAGTGACCCGTCCGGTATCGACTGCTATCATCCGGACGGGTTTTTCTGCTGTTTTGGCAGACTGACGATTTGGTTTGTTTTCCCAAAAGAGAATCTGCAAAATTGGCGAAACTATCCACTACTTCGGTGCGTCTAACGAATAGTTACCGACTTACATAGGGAACAGACAGAGTTTGGAAAATGGAGAGGAGTCACCAACATGAGAGCGCAAAGGATAGTGACGCTGCTCACGGCTACGACGATGGCCTGGGGAGCTTTTGTTCCGTTTGTGCCCCTTGCGACGAATGTCGCGCACGCCAGGGCGGAAACCAGTGCATTGAATATGGTGTGGCAAACCCCGATTGGCGAGGGGACCACTTTGCTCAAATATACGAAATCGTTTGCGAATCAGGTCGTGACCATCATGGTTACCAAGGTCGACCTGAACAACCCGTACGTAGAGGTCAAGCCCGTCTACGGGACCGCCGGCAAGCTGACGGAAAGACAGACCGTCACCCAGATGGCGCGCGAAACAGGCGCGGTTGCGGCGATCAACGCCGACTTTTTCAACATGTCCAAGCGGGGCGCGCCGTTTGGCATCGTAATAAAGGACGAGCAGTTGATTTCCTCGATGGGGCTGATCTCGTACTGGTATAGCCTGGGGCTGACCGGGGACAAGGTCGCGATCATCGACAAGTTCGGGTTTGGCGGAAAAGTCACCGCGCCGAACGGGGCTGTCTACTCGATTCAAGGCGTCAACAAAGAAGAGTACAATCCGAGCGACGGCCGCAAAAGCCACCAGAACCAACTGAACGTCTACACGCCTTCCTTTGGCAAAACCAGTCTCGGCGCAATTCCGGGCTACAAGGACGTCGTCGAGATTTTGTTCGTGGACAACGTCGCCAAGGAAGTGCGCGTCAACCAACCGGGAGTCTACATACCTTACAACGGATACGTCTTGTGGGGACACGGCGCGGCAGCGGCCTTCCTCAAACAAAATTTCCCGGTGGGCGCCAAAGCGACCATCGAGTACCAAACAACTCCGCAAACACTCGACCTGAAGCAAGCCGTCGGGGGCAACGTGCTGCTCGTGGATCAGGGCAAAGCTTTGACGTCGTTCCAGGCGGACAAGTCGATCACTTCTGTCAATGCACGCACGGCAGTGGGCGTGTCCCAGGATGGCAAGACGCTGTACATGGTCACCATTGATGCCAGCAAAGGCGTTTACCTGGACGAGCTGGCAAAAATCATGGCAGAGCTCGGCTCCTACCGTGCCGTGAATTTTGACGGTGGCGGCTCTACGACATTGGCTGCGCGCATGCTGGGCGAGACGCATGCCAACCTCGCCAACAAGCCGAGCGGCGGTGCCGAACGCCGCGTGCCGACCGGACTTGCTGTGTACAACACCGCTCCGCCAGGAGAATTGCGAGGATTCCAAATTGACGTGCCAGCGGACATCCTCATCGGCCAAACC
It includes:
- the wecB gene encoding non-hydrolyzing UDP-N-acetylglucosamine 2-epimerase, which encodes MKTVKVMTVFGTRPEAIKMAPLVHELKKYNGQIESVVCVTAQHRQMLDQVLGIFDISPDIDLNIMKDRQTLVDVTTRALQSLDAAIKEVKPDIVLVHGDTTTTFVASLAAFYNQVAIGHVEAGLRTWDKYSPFPEEMNRQLTGVMADLHFSPTNGSADNLRREAKPEESIYVTGNTAIDALKTTVREDYTHPVLDRVGDYKLVLMTAHRRENLGEPMRRIFRAVRRLVDEHPEIAVVYPVHLNPAVQEVAQEILGDHERIILIEPLDALDFHNFARRAHLILTDSGGVQEEAPSLGVPVLVLRDTTERPEGIEAGTLKLAGTDEEQVYAMAHELLTNQAAYDAMAHAANPYGDGEASRRIVEAILHHFGLRSERPEPFKPGQ